aaaatatttgcGGTATCCTTGCTTTCTGATTCTGCCGTTCGGAGAGCCTGGGAGTAGTCTTCGTGTTTTGATAGAGCAGCATCTTCAGTTATGTCAACAAACTCTTCCAACTTCTTCCCCAAGGCAAATTCTATCCTCTGAAACGGCTCTATATCGTATTGTGTAACAACTGTAATGGCAGTTCCGGTGCGTCCAGCTCTTGCTGTTCTTCCAACCCTGTGAATGTAGTCCTTGGAACTCTGCGGAATGTCAAAGTTGATGACTAAATCGACGGAAGGAATGTCCAAGCCTCTGCTACCCACATCTGTTACGACCATAGTCCTATAACTACCAGACTTGAACCCATTTAGAGCGCCCAATCTCTGCATTTGCGATAATTTTCCATGTAAGCAGATTGATGTAATTTGTAGGTTTCGTAGGTACAAACAGCACTTTTGGGCTCCCAGACACGTATTGCAAAATATCATTGCAGTATATCCACCAAAGTGCATCAATAGTGCTGCCAAATAGGTCCATTTGAATTTTAGGGGAATCAAAAGATACTTTTGTACCAACAATTGCgatgtagaatattttgtattgACGTGAATCTTTACAGGCTTTATAAGCGAGACCTTTTGGAGTTTGGCAACCTTTGAGGTCATTGTAGCTGAAAAGAGAAATGTTCTCCTTTCCTTTGGAAGCGCATTTAGAATCTTGTCTAGTGCATCATCAAAATCCATGGACAATAATCTGTCAGCTTCGTCAAGGACTAGAAACTTCATAGTTTCAATTGAAAAACCTTTGGTATTTTCCAAGTGATCTGCAAGTCTTCCTGGAGAGCCAACTATGATATGCGGTCTTTTAGAGAGTTGGAGCGCCTGAGAAACCATATCTAGACCTCCTAATATCATACAAACATCAAGGGCTATTGATGAACCCAAAGCTTTAAATTGCTCTGTTATTTGAACACAAAGTTCCCTGGTTGGAGCC
This region of Theileria equi strain WA chromosome 1, complete sequence genomic DNA includes:
- a CDS encoding DEAD box ATP-dependent RNA helicase family member protein (encoded by transcript BEWA_025660A) gives rise to the protein MSSSDSDSSDEQLEAYKSRLMASLEKKVEVEPKQEEQDGPSFEDLGICSELCNACRELGWKSPTNIQIEAIPPALEGKDVIGLAETGSGKTAAFTIPILQSLLDKPQRLYALVLAPTRELCVQITEQFKALGSSIALDVCMILGGLDMVSQALQLSKRPHIIVGSPGRLADHLENTKGFSIETMKFLVLDEADRLLSMDFDDALDKILNALPKERRTFLFSATMTSKVAKLQKVSLIKPVKIHVNTKYSTSQLLVQKYLLIPLKFKWTYLAALLMHFGGYTAMIFCNTCLGAQKCCLYLRNLQITSICLHGKLSQMQRLGALNGFKSGSYRTMVVTDVGSRGLDIPSVDLVINFDIPQSSKDYIHRVGRTARAGRTGTAITVVTQYDIEPFQRIEFALGKKLEEFVDITEDAALSKHEDYSQALRTAESESKDTANIFKRKGKFVSKYEKAKKKQSR